The sequence AGGCCGGGCAGGTCCACGGGCCGCACGCCCGCGGTCTCGGGGTCGGCGTGCAGCGCGTACGAGTCCAGCAGGCGGGCGACCGCGTCGCGCAGGTCGCTCTCGGTGGACTCGTGCCGCCCGAGCCGGTCCAGGAGGGCGTCGGTGGCCAGGAGGTCGGGCACGGAGAAGGAGTCGTCGTCCACGTCCCCTCCTTCCCGAGCCTGTGCCGAACCGGTCGTCGTCGTGGGGGTCGCGCCGCTCAGACCCCTCAGGTGCCCGCGCCTGCGGCCCCCGCCCCCGTCGGTGCCCCCGTTCACGGCGCCACCTGCAGGGACGTGTCCGCCAGGGCGGTCTTGCGCAGCTTCTGCATGGCCCGGTGCTGGGCCACCCGGACGGCACCGGCCGTCATGTCCAGGGCCCGGCCCGTCTCCTCGGCCGACATCCCGGCCCCCACCCGCAGCGTGATGATCTCGCGCAGCTTGGGCGGCAGGGTGTCCAGCAACCGGCCGACGGTCTCGGCGTCGAACGCGTCGAGCGCGCGCTGCTCGGGTCCGGGTTCGGCCGTGGCGGCGTCGGGGACGTCGTCGGTGGGGACCGGCGCCCGGTAGGAGGCCCGCTGCGCGTCGGCGACCTTGTTGGCCGCGATGCGGTAGACGAACGCCTCGAACGGGCGCCCGGTGTCCTTGTAGCGGGGCAGAGCCGTCAACACGGCGATGCAGACCTCCTGTGCCGCGTCCTCGGCGGCGTGATCAGCTCCGGGCAGTCGCCCGAGCTTGGCTCGGCAGTAACGGTGGACGAGGCGGCGCACCGCTGCCAGGAGGTCGGCGACGGCGCCCTGCTCACCCGACAGGGCACGTGCCGCCAGTTCCTGGAGCCCCCCGGCATCCGTGCTGTTCATCGCTGCCGACCGACCCGGTGTTACACCCGGCTGCGACCGGTTCCCCGCCCGGCCCGGGAGGTCGTCCACGGCCTCGCCGACGAGGTCGTCCACGACGTCGCCCACGACGTCGCCCGCGAGGTCGTCGCCGAGGTCGCCCGCGAGGTCGTCGGCGAGGTCGCCCGCGAGGTCGTCGGCGAGGTCGTCGGCGAGGTCGCCCGCGAGGCCGCCCGCGAGGTCGTCGGCGAGGCCGCCCGCGAGGTCGTCGGCGAGGTCGGACGGGAGACCGGCGCCACGGACCTCGATCTCGGCCGACCCGGCCGAGAACTCCACCCGGGGGACGTCGGGCGCCACGTCGGAGCCGACGGCGGACCCGACGTCCCGGCCGACGCCTGCGCGTCTGCTCTCGGCGTCGGGTCGGCCGCCGGCGTTGTCGACCGACTCGTCGCCCCCGGGGCTCACCTGCCTACCGTACGAGACCCCAGCGGAATCCCACAGCCACCGCCTGAGCGCGGTCGGCGGCCTCGAGCTTGCGGAACAGCCGACGCGCGTGCGTCTTGACCGTGTCCTCGGACAGGAACAGCTCCCGGCCGATCTCCGCGTTGCTGCGCCCGCGGCTCATGCCGACGAGCACCTGCTGCTCGCGCTCGGTGAGCACGGGCGCCCTGCCCGTGAGCACCGCACGCGTGCGGTTGCCGCCACGACGACGGCTGACGTCCTGGAGCGCCTGGAGCACCGCCGTGGCGAGCTCCTCGCGCGAGACGTCCTTCACCACGTACCCGCGAGCGCCGGCCGCGACCGCACGGGCCACACCGTCGCCGTCCTCGGCCATCGTGGCCATGAGGACGTTCGCCTCCGGGTGACGGGCGAGCAGCCGACGGGCCGCCTCCACGCCGCCGATGCCGGGCATCCGGACATCCATGATCACCAGCGAGGGCCGTTCGACGGGCCACCTCTGGAGAGCCTCTTCGCCCGAGCTCGCACCCACGACGCGGGTGACGCCCGGGACGGCGGCCACCATGCGTCGCATGGCCTCACGGGCCAGCGGAAGGTCATCGCAGACCAGTACCGTTGCCACCACAAACCTCTTCCCTGTGTGGGTGGAGCGTGGCCTTCCGTGGCCTCGCTGAGTCGCACGTCGGGTGCGCCACGAAGAGAAGTGTCGGCATGCGGACACCATCACCTGAGCGGATGCGCCCAGTTGGTGGCGCGAAGACCGGACGGCGTGCTAAGGGGGTCTAGAAGGACCGGCCCCGGCGGCTCACGCGGAGACGGCCTCGGCGCACGCGTCGACGGCTTCGGCGAGCGTGCGGACGCGCAGGACGCCCGGCCGCTCGTCGACCCGCTCGTCCCAGCCCTCGCCGAGGAGCACGACCAGGGGCGCGGGACGGACCCTCAGCAGGGCGTCGAGGTCGTGGGCGGCGACGGCCGCCTCGGCACGCTCGGCGTGCAGGAGCAGGGCGGGCGGGCGGACGCGGCGCACGGCGGCGGCGAGCAGGCGGACCGGCACCCCGTCCCCGACGCTGCGGGCCCCCGCGCCGGACCCGGTCAGCGCGGCGGCGGCGGCGAGCAGGACCGGGGTGCGGTCGCGGTCGTCGGCGGTGCCCGCCCCGGCGAGCAGGACGGAGCGTTCGCCGGTCGCGGTGGGCAGCGCGGACAGCGCCCGGGCGACGGCGGCGTGCATGGCCGCGTCGCGGGCGGCCGAGGCCGGGCCGAGGACCTCGTCCCAGGCCCGGGCCACGCCGCGGGTGCGGATCTCGTCGGCGAAGCGGTCGGCGAGGCTGGCCACCGCCCAGTCGGCGGCCTCGTCCGCGACGGCGGGACCGGGGTGCACCTCGGGCCCGGGGCGGGTCTCGGCGTCCTCGGACTCGTCGGGCCGGGACTCCTCGGTGGCCGGGCCGTCGGCCGCGCCGGCCGGCTCGGGGAGCACGGGCGCGAGCCCGGAGGTGGGCCCGGCGATCTGCGCGGCGTCGTTGACGGCGGCCTCGATGACGGCCGTGGGGATGGTGGACACGCTCGCGAGGGCGAACCCCCCGTCCGCGACGGCCGTCGTGGCGGCCAGCTGCGCGGCCTCGGCGGGGGCGACGCCCTCCAGCGTGAGCCGGCGCATCACCACCAGCCGGGCCAGGTCGGAGGAGGAGTAGCGGCGGTGCGCGCCCGCGGTGTGCTCGGAGGGGCCCAGCCCGTAGCGGCGGTCCCACGTGCGCAGCGTCGCGGGGGCGACCCCGAGGCGGCGCGCCACCGCCGCGACGGTCAGCGTCATGCGGGGGGCGGGCGGCGCGGGCACCCGGCCGGCGGCCTGCCCGGCGAGGGACCCGGTGACGTGGCCGGCGGCGGAGGACATGCCCCGAGTCTGGCGAAGGAGGGCCGTTCGCGCCACTCGCCCACCGCGCCGAGGTTGTTCAGGCTTGTCCAGGAGCGGTTCAGCGCTGGTCAGGACGGGCGGGCCGCCGGTCGGGTTGCGCCGGCACAAATGCTCTGCACGTTGTTCACACCTGGTTCAGCAGGTTGTTCACGCGATCGCGCACCGGGCCGGGGACGTCCCGAGGGGTGATCGTGAACAGGTTCGCCCCCGGGGCTTGAACAACTTCTGGCGCGGTTGTACGTTCAGTGTCAGTCAGCAAGATCCCCTCCAGCTCAGGAGCGCACCATGGCCGAGATCTCCCGCCTCCCCGGACCCGTCGCCGACATCTGGGAGTGGCAGCTCGACGGGTCGTGCCGCGAGGCCGACCCGAACCTCTTCTTCCACCCCGAGGGCGAGCGCGGCCCCGCCCGCCGCAACCGCGACGCGGCCGCGCAGGCGATCTGCGGCGGCTGCCCCGTGCTCGAGCAGTGCCGCAAGCACGCCCTGAAGGTCCGCGAGCCCTACGGCGTCTGGGGCGGCCTCACCGAGGACGACCGCGAGGCCATCTACACCTCCGAGCGTCGCCGCGGGCTGCGCGCCGTCAGCTGACAGCCCCGCTCCACCCGCGCGCGGTGTGGTGCGGCGCGCGGACGTGACCAGCGGACGCGGAAGGGCCCGGCTCCCCACGGAGCCGGGCCCTTCGTCGTGCTCAGGCGGAGAGGTCAGTGGCCGTGGCCGTGGCCGTGGCCCGCAGCGGCGGGCTCCTCCTCCTTCTTGTCCACGACGAGGGTGTCGGTGGTCAGGACCATCGACGCGATCGACGCGGCGTTGCGCAGGGCCGAACGGGTGACCTTGACCGGGTCGAGGACACCGCCGGCCAGCAGGTCGACGTACTCGCCGGTCGCCGCGTTCAGGCCGTGACCGGGCTCGAGGGAGCGGACCTTCTCGACGACGACGTAGCCCTCGAGGCCGGCGTTCTCGGCGATCCAGCGCAGCGGCTCGGAGGCCGCCTTGCGGACGAGGGCGACACCGGTCGCCTCGTCGCCGGACTTGCCGAGGTCGTCCTCGAGCACGGAGACGGCGTGCACCAGGGCCGAGCCGCCGCCGGCGACGATGCCCTCCTCGATCGCGGCGCGCGTCGCGGAGACGGCGTCCTCGATGCGGTGCTTCTTCTCCTTGAGCTCGACCTCGGTGTGCGCGCCCACCTTGATGACGACGACGCCGCCGGACAGCTTGGCGAGGCGCTCCTGGAGCTTCTCGCGGTCCCAGTCGGAGTCGGTCCGCTCGACCTCGGCCTTGATCTGGGCGACGCGACCGGCGATGTCGTCGGCCGAGCCGGCGCCGTCGACGATCGTCGTGTCGTCCTTGGTGACCGTGATGCGGCGGGCGGTGCCGAGGACGTCGAGGTCGATCTGGTCGAGCTTGAGGCCGACCTCCTCGGCCACGACCTGCGCGCCGGTCAGGGTCGCGATGTCCTGCAGGATCGCCTTGCGGCGGTCGCCGAAGCCGGGGGCCTTCACCGCGACGGCGTTGAAGGTGCCGCGGATCTTGTTCACGACCAGGGTCGACAGCGCCTCGCCGTCGACGTCCTCGGCGATGATCAGCAGCGGCTTGGCGGCCTTGAGGACCTTCTCCAGCAGCGGCAGCAGGTCCTGCACCGTGGAGATCTTGCCCTGGTGCACGAGGACGTAGGCGTCCTCGAGGACCGCTTCCTGGCGCTCGGCGTCGGTCACGAAGTACGGCGAGATGTAGCCCTTGTCGAACTGCATCCCCTCGGTGAAGTCCAGCTCGAGGGCGGTCGTGGAGGACTCCTCGACCGTGATGACGCCGTCCTTGCCGACCTTGTCGAACGCGTCGGCGAGCAGGTCGCCGACCGTCGCGTCCTGGGCCGAGATCGTCGCGACGTGGGCGATGTCGCCCTTGCCGTCGACGTCGCGGGCCAGCGACAGGAGCTTGTCGTTGACGGCCTCGACGGCCGCGTCGATGCCGCGCTTGAGACCCGAGGGGGCCGCGCCGGCCGCGACGTTGCGCAGGCCTTCCTTGACGAGGGCCTGGGCCAGGACGGTCGCGGTGGTGGTGCCGTCACCGGCGACGTCGTTCGTCTTGGTGGCGACCTCCTTCGCGAGCTGCGCGCCGAGGTTCTCGTACGGGTCGTCGAGCTCGACCTCGCGGGCGATGGTGACGCCGTCGTTCGTGATCGTCGGCGCCCCCCACTTCTTGTCGATGACGACGTTGCGGCCCTTGGGCCCCAGGGTCACCTTGACGGCGTTGGCGAGGGCGTCGACACCGCGCTCGAGGGACTTGCGGGCCTTGTCGTCGAACGAGAGCTGCTTGGCCATGTCTTCTTCCTTCCGTGTCTGCGTGCGCAACGAGGGACGCCCCGGGCACCCGAGATCGGGTGCCCGGGGCGTCAGGACCTCGGGTCGCTTACTTGGCGACCTTGGCGAGGACGTCGCGCGCCGAGAGGATCAGCAGCTCGTCGCCGCCGTACTTGACCTCGGTGCCGCCGTACTTGGAGTAGATGACCTTGTCGCCGACGGCGACGTCGACCGGCACGCGGTTGCCGTTGTCGTCCACGCGACCCGGGCCCACGGCCAGGACCTCGCCCTCCTGGGGCTTCTC comes from Kineococcus rhizosphaerae and encodes:
- a CDS encoding response regulator, which translates into the protein MATVLVCDDLPLAREAMRRMVAAVPGVTRVVGASSGEEALQRWPVERPSLVIMDVRMPGIGGVEAARRLLARHPEANVLMATMAEDGDGVARAVAAGARGYVVKDVSREELATAVLQALQDVSRRRGGNRTRAVLTGRAPVLTEREQQVLVGMSRGRSNAEIGRELFLSEDTVKTHARRLFRKLEAADRAQAVAVGFRWGLVR
- a CDS encoding MerR family transcriptional regulator, giving the protein MSSAAGHVTGSLAGQAAGRVPAPPAPRMTLTVAAVARRLGVAPATLRTWDRRYGLGPSEHTAGAHRRYSSSDLARLVVMRRLTLEGVAPAEAAQLAATTAVADGGFALASVSTIPTAVIEAAVNDAAQIAGPTSGLAPVLPEPAGAADGPATEESRPDESEDAETRPGPEVHPGPAVADEAADWAVASLADRFADEIRTRGVARAWDEVLGPASAARDAAMHAAVARALSALPTATGERSVLLAGAGTADDRDRTPVLLAAAAALTGSGAGARSVGDGVPVRLLAAAVRRVRPPALLLHAERAEAAVAAHDLDALLRVRPAPLVVLLGEGWDERVDERPGVLRVRTLAEAVDACAEAVSA
- the groES gene encoding co-chaperone GroES, coding for MSVSITPLEDRIVVKPLDAEQTTASGLVIPDTAKEKPQEGEVLAVGPGRVDDNGNRVPVDVAVGDKVIYSKYGGTEVKYGGDELLILSARDVLAKVAK
- a CDS encoding WhiB family transcriptional regulator, which codes for MAEISRLPGPVADIWEWQLDGSCREADPNLFFHPEGERGPARRNRDAAAQAICGGCPVLEQCRKHALKVREPYGVWGGLTEDDREAIYTSERRRGLRAVS
- the shbA gene encoding RNA polymerase sigma factor ShbA, giving the protein MSPGGDESVDNAGGRPDAESRRAGVGRDVGSAVGSDVAPDVPRVEFSAGSAEIEVRGAGLPSDLADDLAGGLADDLAGGLAGDLADDLADDLAGDLADDLAGDLGDDLAGDVVGDVVDDLVGEAVDDLPGRAGNRSQPGVTPGRSAAMNSTDAGGLQELAARALSGEQGAVADLLAAVRRLVHRYCRAKLGRLPGADHAAEDAAQEVCIAVLTALPRYKDTGRPFEAFVYRIAANKVADAQRASYRAPVPTDDVPDAATAEPGPEQRALDAFDAETVGRLLDTLPPKLREIITLRVGAGMSAEETGRALDMTAGAVRVAQHRAMQKLRKTALADTSLQVAP
- the groL gene encoding chaperonin GroEL (60 kDa chaperone family; promotes refolding of misfolded polypeptides especially under stressful conditions; forms two stacked rings of heptamers to form a barrel-shaped 14mer; ends can be capped by GroES; misfolded proteins enter the barrel where they are refolded when GroES binds); this translates as MAKQLSFDDKARKSLERGVDALANAVKVTLGPKGRNVVIDKKWGAPTITNDGVTIAREVELDDPYENLGAQLAKEVATKTNDVAGDGTTTATVLAQALVKEGLRNVAAGAAPSGLKRGIDAAVEAVNDKLLSLARDVDGKGDIAHVATISAQDATVGDLLADAFDKVGKDGVITVEESSTTALELDFTEGMQFDKGYISPYFVTDAERQEAVLEDAYVLVHQGKISTVQDLLPLLEKVLKAAKPLLIIAEDVDGEALSTLVVNKIRGTFNAVAVKAPGFGDRRKAILQDIATLTGAQVVAEEVGLKLDQIDLDVLGTARRITVTKDDTTIVDGAGSADDIAGRVAQIKAEVERTDSDWDREKLQERLAKLSGGVVVIKVGAHTEVELKEKKHRIEDAVSATRAAIEEGIVAGGGSALVHAVSVLEDDLGKSGDEATGVALVRKAASEPLRWIAENAGLEGYVVVEKVRSLEPGHGLNAATGEYVDLLAGGVLDPVKVTRSALRNAASIASMVLTTDTLVVDKKEEEPAAAGHGHGHGH